The Chitinophagales bacterium genome window below encodes:
- a CDS encoding O-antigen ligase family protein, with protein sequence MRQNYSLLTYEGRNIVVFAGIIFGLVVSKAVLSISTIVLLVNFLVSYKEHKFNIFTKENIPNLIPVAFFAVSLVWFLFASNKGLALKEMNENLPWLILPLCIVALKHYSNQYLYLFLGLFVLMIAVSAVVVLINYFSNYDFYLKIISAGKSIDTPQDHVRYSLLLSFATITTFYFGLVKLPKLFPKEQWFFVISFIFFAVTLHILSVRTGLITFYLGIVFLTVYKAIITKKWWFIPIVLVLVTLAPYWAYKNVPSFREKVYYMNYDWLQINSNNINGNSDTKRLLSYKIAVSLIKEKPVLGYGIGTGKEVMNKYFEENYPEVTNQNRILPHNQFLFICLEMGFVGLAIFLLVLIVPLYKAIRNFNPLFIALWLMVVASCMVENNLESQVALSMYLFFSSLLLKIKQDE encoded by the coding sequence ATGAGACAAAATTACAGTTTGTTAACTTATGAAGGCAGAAACATTGTTGTTTTTGCGGGTATAATTTTCGGTCTTGTGGTGTCAAAAGCGGTGTTAAGTATAAGCACTATTGTTTTATTGGTCAATTTTTTGGTTTCTTATAAAGAGCATAAGTTCAATATTTTTACCAAAGAAAACATTCCCAATTTAATACCTGTTGCTTTTTTTGCGGTGTCGTTAGTTTGGTTTTTGTTTGCTTCAAATAAAGGCTTGGCGTTAAAAGAAATGAACGAAAATTTGCCTTGGCTTATTTTGCCCTTGTGCATAGTGGCTTTAAAACATTATAGCAATCAATATTTATATCTTTTCTTAGGTTTGTTTGTGTTAATGATTGCCGTTAGTGCTGTGGTGGTTTTAATTAATTACTTTAGTAATTACGATTTTTATTTAAAAATTATTAGTGCCGGAAAAAGTATTGACACACCTCAAGACCATGTGCGGTATAGCTTGTTGCTCTCATTTGCCACCATAACTACCTTTTATTTTGGGCTTGTAAAATTGCCTAAACTTTTCCCCAAAGAACAATGGTTTTTTGTTATTTCGTTTATATTTTTTGCAGTTACATTACATATTTTATCTGTAAGAACAGGCTTAATAACTTTTTATTTAGGCATTGTATTTTTGACAGTTTACAAAGCTATAATTACCAAAAAATGGTGGTTTATTCCTATAGTTTTGGTGTTAGTAACACTTGCTCCATATTGGGCATATAAAAATGTACCCAGTTTTAGAGAAAAAGTGTATTATATGAACTACGATTGGCTACAAATTAACAGCAATAACATTAATGGAAATTCTGACACTAAAAGATTACTTTCCTATAAAATAGCCGTTAGTCTTATAAAAGAAAAGCCTGTTTTAGGTTATGGTATTGGCACAGGAAAAGAGGTTATGAATAAGTATTTTGAAGAAAATTATCCGGAAGTTACCAACCAAAATAGAATATTGCCCCACAATCAATTTTTATTTATTTGCTTAGAAATGGGATTTGTTGGCTTAGCCATTTTTCTTTTGGTGCTAATCGTGCCACTATACAAAGCAATTAGAAATTTTAATCCTCTTTTTATAGCACTTTGGCTTATGGTAGTAGCATCGTGTATGGTAGAAAACAATTTAGAATCGCAGGTAGCTTTATCTATGTATTTGTTTTTTTCATCGCTACTTTTAAAAATAAAGCAAGATGAGTAA
- a CDS encoding glycosyltransferase family 2 protein, translating into MSKISLVIITFNAENMLDKVLAQAKKLTKDIVVVDSFSTDKTEEIAKEFEVNFYKKEWVGYGSQKNYANKLALNNWILSIDADEVLSNELIDEIKALNLNDENLAFNIPFKNNYCGKLIKHGRWKNEHHVRLFNKKTVSWNTSQVHEGLNLSNIEIIDLKNPIFHFSMQSKEQHLAKAKKYAEMGASRMYKQGKKATFIKQYINPMFRFINDYIFSLGFLDGKLGFQLAYIISKETYWKYQKLDKLYKV; encoded by the coding sequence ATGAGTAAAATATCACTTGTAATAATAACTTTTAATGCCGAAAATATGCTTGATAAAGTACTTGCTCAAGCTAAAAAACTTACCAAAGATATAGTAGTGGTAGATAGTTTTAGCACAGATAAAACAGAAGAAATAGCTAAAGAATTTGAGGTAAACTTTTATAAAAAAGAATGGGTAGGCTACGGTTCTCAAAAAAACTATGCCAATAAATTAGCTCTTAATAATTGGATACTTTCTATAGATGCAGATGAAGTACTTAGCAATGAGCTGATTGACGAAATTAAAGCCCTAAATCTAAATGATGAAAACCTTGCTTTTAATATTCCTTTTAAAAACAATTACTGTGGCAAACTTATAAAACATGGGCGATGGAAAAATGAACATCATGTACGGCTATTTAATAAAAAAACCGTTAGCTGGAATACCAGCCAAGTACACGAAGGACTAAATTTAAGCAACATAGAAATAATTGACTTAAAAAATCCTATTTTTCATTTTTCTATGCAAAGCAAAGAGCAGCACTTAGCTAAAGCAAAAAAGTATGCAGAAATGGGAGCAAGCAGAATGTACAAACAAGGCAAAAAAGCTACTTTTATAAAGCAATACATTAATCCTATGTTCCGTTTTATAAACGATTATATTTTTAGCTTAGGATTTTTAGATGGCAAATTAGGATTTCAATTAGCATATATTATAAGTAAAGAAACTTATTGGAAATACCAAAAATTGGATAAACTCTATAAAGTCTGA
- a CDS encoding glycosyltransferase family 4 protein, translating to MKIGLDAKRIFNNKTGLGVYGRNLVSGFEQITHPHQFYLFTPTAKSEIYIPSKHFNVVSSHSFSSYYWRTFSIAKDIKSNNLDIYHGLSNELPLTIAKTKVKSIVDIHDLCFVKFKEDYSKIDQQIFWYKAKNAALQSHKIIATSNATKQDILQYFKVPENKVEVVYQCCDKQFYAQKTKEEIDLVLKKYNLPKEYFLSVGTIQGRKNQQAIVKAISKLDKAKQLPLVLVGNGGKYLQQLKALAQQLNVKLFVLDNLPFNELPCIYQNAKVFVYPSFIEGFGIPVLEAMAAKTPVVTTKNTSMAEIIQDENNLISADNIEEIAEKMSYFLVNPQFANTEKHYTRALDFSEKKFAQQVLDIYEKLQ from the coding sequence ATGAAAATTGGCTTAGACGCTAAAAGAATATTTAATAATAAAACGGGCTTGGGCGTTTATGGGCGAAATCTTGTTAGCGGATTTGAGCAAATAACGCACCCACATCAGTTTTATTTATTTACGCCTACTGCAAAGTCTGAAATTTATATACCAAGCAAACATTTTAATGTAGTTAGCAGCCATTCTTTTTCTTCTTATTACTGGCGTACTTTTAGCATAGCTAAAGATATAAAAAGCAATAATTTAGATATTTATCATGGTTTAAGTAATGAACTGCCTTTGACTATAGCCAAAACAAAAGTAAAAAGCATAGTAGATATACACGATTTGTGTTTTGTGAAATTTAAAGAGGATTACAGCAAAATTGACCAACAAATATTTTGGTATAAAGCTAAAAATGCAGCCTTGCAAAGCCATAAAATAATAGCTACATCAAACGCCACCAAACAAGATATTTTGCAATATTTTAAAGTGCCGGAAAATAAAGTAGAAGTTGTTTACCAATGTTGCGATAAGCAGTTTTATGCTCAAAAAACAAAAGAAGAAATAGATTTAGTACTAAAGAAATATAATTTGCCAAAAGAATATTTTTTAAGTGTAGGCACTATACAAGGCAGAAAAAACCAGCAAGCTATTGTAAAAGCAATTTCAAAATTAGATAAAGCAAAACAACTTCCTTTGGTACTTGTAGGAAACGGAGGTAAATATTTGCAGCAATTAAAAGCTTTGGCACAGCAACTTAATGTTAAACTTTTTGTGTTGGATAATTTACCTTTTAATGAACTGCCTTGTATTTATCAAAATGCAAAAGTGTTTGTTTATCCGTCTTTTATAGAAGGTTTTGGCATACCGGTGTTAGAGGCAATGGCAGCTAAAACGCCTGTTGTTACAACAAAAAACACCAGCATGGCAGAAATAATTCAAGATGAAAACAATTTAATTTCAGCAGATAATATTGAAGAAATTGCCGAAAAAATGAGCTATTTTTTAGTTAATCCTCAGTTTGCAAATACAGAAAAACATTATACCCGTGCATTAGATTTTTCTGAAAAGAAATTTGCACAGCAAGTTTTAGATATTTATGAAAAACTACAGTAG
- a CDS encoding threonylcarbamoyl-AMP synthase, whose product MKNYSSQIDKTIAILNAGGVIICPTDTIIGLSADATNSEAVNKIISIKNRPENKSFIVLVSSIGMLKNYVEDLPNFVLDFLAKQKEPTTIIYKKGLHLADNVLAENGSIGIRIVNEGIVYEIIKNLNKPIVSTSVNESGATSILKIEEISKTIKNKVDFIVESPIQQHNKPSSIFMIQQKSLTQLR is encoded by the coding sequence ATGAAAAACTACAGTAGCCAAATAGATAAAACAATAGCAATTTTAAATGCAGGGGGCGTAATAATTTGCCCTACAGATACCATAATAGGTTTAAGTGCCGATGCCACAAATAGTGAAGCTGTAAATAAAATAATTTCCATTAAAAACCGACCGGAAAACAAAAGTTTTATTGTGCTGGTTAGTAGTATTGGAATGCTTAAAAATTATGTAGAAGACCTGCCAAATTTTGTGTTAGATTTTTTGGCAAAACAAAAAGAACCTACTACTATTATTTATAAAAAAGGACTCCATTTAGCCGACAATGTACTGGCAGAAAACGGAAGCATAGGCATAAGAATAGTGAATGAAGGAATAGTTTATGAAATTATTAAAAATCTAAATAAACCTATTGTTTCTACATCGGTAAATGAAAGTGGAGCAACTTCAATATTAAAAATAGAAGAAATATCTAAAACCATTAAAAACAAAGTAGATTTTATAGTTGAAAGTCCAATTCAACAACACAATAAACCTTCTTCTATATTTATGATACAACAAAAATCACTTACTCAGTTGAGATAA
- the ppk2 gene encoding polyphosphate kinase 2, translating to MPFTEEQLLNAKTRKDLIKIAKENKINISKVLDNLKYEKELLALQSELVNLQQWIHKNKMRVAILFEGRDASGKGGAIKRFKEHLNPRFSKVVALNKPTEVEQGQWYFRRYIKQLPDPGEIVFFDRSWYNRAVVEPVNKFCNKEQYDKFMVQAPEFEHLLYEDNVKIIKFWFSVSKEEQKKRFDSRLANPLKKWKFSPVDMRGQELWDKYTFYKEQMFSKTHTNFSPWTIVKTNNKKVARLESIRHVLSLFDYEGKGSSGIQLSPDPNVIVRYHRSTVQIDI from the coding sequence ATGCCTTTTACAGAAGAACAACTATTAAACGCTAAAACACGAAAAGATTTAATAAAAATAGCCAAAGAAAACAAGATAAATATAAGTAAAGTACTGGATAATCTTAAGTACGAAAAAGAACTTTTGGCATTGCAAAGCGAGCTGGTAAACCTACAGCAGTGGATTCATAAAAACAAAATGAGAGTTGCCATACTTTTTGAAGGCAGGGATGCCTCAGGAAAAGGTGGTGCCATAAAACGATTTAAAGAGCACTTAAATCCAAGATTTTCTAAAGTAGTGGCACTAAACAAACCTACAGAAGTAGAACAAGGGCAATGGTATTTTAGACGATACATAAAACAGCTTCCCGACCCTGGCGAAATTGTTTTTTTTGATAGAAGTTGGTACAACCGTGCCGTGGTAGAACCGGTAAATAAATTTTGTAATAAAGAGCAGTACGATAAATTTATGGTGCAAGCTCCCGAATTTGAGCATTTGCTGTATGAAGACAATGTAAAAATCATAAAATTTTGGTTTTCCGTTTCTAAAGAAGAGCAAAAGAAGAGATTTGACTCCCGATTAGCCAATCCATTAAAGAAATGGAAATTTAGCCCGGTAGATATGCGTGGGCAAGAACTGTGGGATAAATATACTTTTTATAAAGAGCAAATGTTTAGTAAAACACATACTAATTTCAGTCCGTGGACAATAGTAAAAACCAACAATAAAAAAGTAGCACGGTTAGAAAGTATTCGCCACGTTCTTTCACTATTTGATTATGAAGGCAAAGGGTCTTCCGGCATACAGTTATCGCCCGACCCTAACGTAATAGTTCGTTACCACAGAAGTACTGTACAAATAGATATTTAA
- the ppk2 gene encoding polyphosphate kinase 2: MNISEEDLQILNSKYGLRSLFGSRKVNTQKALNTTKYIHELMMLQIELIKLQDWVLEHKKKVVVLFEGRDAAGKGGAIRRITEHINPRFFRVVALDKPTIDERQQWFFQRYVNQLPNPGEMVFFDRSWYNRAVVEPVNGFCTNDEYETFMNHVNDFEDMVISSDLYLVKLYFSISKKEQASRFKDIENSPHKQWKITPVDKNAQKLWDEYTKYKEKMFEVSNTSIAPWHIINADNKSQARLDAIKILLNSVPYNKKIAKKTK; this comes from the coding sequence ATAAACATAAGCGAAGAAGACTTACAAATTTTAAATTCAAAATATGGTTTAAGGTCTTTATTTGGAAGCAGAAAAGTAAATACTCAAAAAGCATTAAATACTACAAAGTATATTCACGAGTTAATGATGCTTCAAATAGAATTAATAAAACTTCAAGATTGGGTTTTAGAACACAAGAAAAAAGTGGTAGTGCTTTTTGAAGGTAGAGATGCCGCAGGAAAAGGAGGAGCTATAAGAAGAATAACAGAGCATATTAACCCACGTTTTTTTAGAGTGGTGGCATTAGATAAACCCACAATAGATGAAAGACAACAGTGGTTTTTTCAACGCTATGTTAATCAACTTCCCAATCCTGGAGAAATGGTTTTTTTTGACAGAAGTTGGTATAATAGAGCCGTAGTAGAACCCGTAAACGGTTTTTGCACAAATGATGAATACGAAACTTTTATGAACCATGTTAATGATTTTGAAGACATGGTAATCAGTTCAGATTTATATTTAGTAAAACTTTATTTTTCTATCAGTAAAAAAGAGCAAGCTTCGCGATTTAAAGACATAGAAAATAGTCCGCACAAGCAGTGGAAAATTACTCCCGTAGATAAAAATGCCCAAAAACTATGGGATGAATATACAAAATACAAAGAAAAAATGTTTGAAGTGAGCAATACGAGCATAGCTCCATGGCACATAATAAATGCCGATAATAAGAGCCAAGCTCGTTTAGATGCCATTAAAATACTTTTAAACAGCGTACCTTACAACAAAAAGATAGCTAAAAAAACAAAGTAA